The Thermoflavifilum sp. genome contains a region encoding:
- a CDS encoding glutamate synthase subunit beta — MGKITGFLEYTRELPPKADPKERIQHFKEFVARFTEEKLNQQAARCMNCGIPFCHSAYGCPLGNVIPEFNDAVYRKNWVEAYEILSSTNNFPEFTGRICPAPCESACVLGINQPPVTIEEIEKHIIEIAYEKGLVKPRVPRLRTGKKVAIVGSGPAGLAAAAQLNYAGHLVTVFERDDAPGGLLRYGIPDFKLEKWVVDRRIRIMQEEGVVFICNAHVGVNVPVGELLADYDAIVLAGGSTVPRDLPVPGRELKGIHFAMEFLKQQNKRVSRKPIREEEILATGKHVVIIGGGDTGSDCLGTSLRQKAASVTQFELLPQPPAERTPFMPWPTYPMILKTSSSHEEGGERRWAISTKAFLGDAQGHVRALQVVDLQWSLNEEQRPAGFQEVPGSTREIPADLVLLAMGFVHPEHRILDELGIAKDERGNVKASEKDYRTSVEKIFAAGDMRRGQSLVVWAISEGRECARKVDEYLMGSSLLERKDHSLLELCA; from the coding sequence ATGGGGAAGATTACAGGGTTTCTTGAATATACACGTGAGTTGCCTCCGAAGGCCGATCCGAAGGAGCGGATACAGCATTTTAAGGAGTTTGTTGCACGTTTTACCGAAGAAAAGCTTAATCAGCAGGCCGCTCGTTGTATGAATTGCGGTATTCCTTTCTGTCATAGTGCTTATGGCTGCCCGCTGGGAAATGTGATTCCAGAATTCAATGATGCCGTGTATCGTAAAAACTGGGTGGAAGCTTATGAAATTCTAAGCAGTACAAATAATTTCCCGGAATTTACCGGGCGTATCTGTCCCGCTCCCTGTGAAAGTGCCTGTGTGCTGGGCATCAATCAACCCCCGGTTACCATTGAGGAAATTGAAAAGCACATTATTGAAATTGCATACGAAAAGGGATTGGTAAAGCCCCGGGTTCCCCGATTGCGTACGGGTAAGAAAGTGGCAATCGTGGGCTCGGGTCCAGCCGGACTGGCTGCTGCAGCCCAGTTGAATTATGCCGGTCACCTGGTTACTGTTTTTGAACGTGACGATGCGCCGGGCGGATTGTTGCGATACGGCATTCCCGATTTCAAGCTGGAGAAATGGGTGGTGGATCGCCGCATCCGCATCATGCAGGAAGAAGGGGTGGTATTTATATGCAATGCACATGTGGGAGTGAATGTGCCTGTCGGCGAGTTACTGGCAGATTATGATGCCATTGTACTTGCAGGAGGTTCAACCGTACCGCGTGATTTACCGGTTCCCGGTCGTGAGTTGAAGGGCATTCATTTCGCTATGGAATTCCTGAAACAACAGAACAAAAGAGTAAGTCGGAAGCCTATTCGTGAAGAAGAAATTCTGGCTACCGGTAAACATGTGGTTATCATCGGCGGAGGAGATACCGGGTCTGATTGCCTGGGGACTTCTCTGAGGCAGAAGGCGGCTTCGGTTACCCAGTTTGAATTATTACCTCAGCCTCCTGCCGAGCGCACCCCCTTTATGCCCTGGCCTACATATCCGATGATTTTAAAAACATCTTCTTCCCATGAAGAGGGTGGTGAACGTCGCTGGGCTATTTCCACGAAGGCTTTTCTGGGCGATGCACAGGGGCATGTGAGAGCCCTGCAGGTAGTGGATCTCCAGTGGAGCTTGAATGAAGAACAGCGTCCTGCAGGTTTTCAGGAAGTTCCTGGTTCAACCCGGGAAATCCCCGCCGATCTGGTTTTGCTGGCCATGGGATTCGTTCATCCCGAACATCGAATACTGGATGAACTGGGCATAGCAAAAGATGAAAGAGGAAATGTAAAGGCTTCTGAAAAAGATTACAGGACTTCTGTGGAGAAAATATTTGCGGCTGGTGATATGCGACGGGGTCAGTCGCTGGTGGTATGGGCAATATCGGAAGGGCGGGAATGTGCACGTAAGGTAGATGAATATTTGATGGGGAGTTCACTGTTAGAAAGAAAAGATCATTCTTTGCTGGAGCTTTGTGCTTAA
- a CDS encoding 2-phosphosulfolactate phosphatase: MPEQTERPTLEVCLSPALLHLYDLAQKIVVVIDVLRATSTICTALYHGAQKVIPVDSVEKCMEIGRQLGAVTAGERDGHIAPGLEHGNSPLEYPASFIQNKTLVLTTTNGTRLLHMAKDAEEIVIGSFLNLSAICAYLLSRNKPVMLACAGWKDRINLEDSLLAGAIIHRIKSHFDIQCDAALIVEQLYEATHHRLMEHMQQASHYQRLTRHGFQQDIAYCLTIDGANVLPVYRDGAIALA, from the coding sequence ATGCCAGAACAAACAGAACGCCCTACGCTGGAAGTATGTTTATCCCCTGCGTTATTGCATTTATATGATCTTGCTCAAAAAATTGTGGTGGTTATCGACGTATTGCGTGCCACATCTACGATTTGCACGGCATTGTATCATGGTGCACAAAAAGTGATTCCGGTTGATTCGGTGGAAAAATGCATGGAAATCGGCCGCCAGCTGGGCGCGGTAACAGCGGGCGAACGGGATGGGCATATTGCACCGGGACTGGAACATGGCAACTCGCCGCTTGAATATCCGGCTTCTTTTATTCAAAACAAAACGCTGGTGTTGACCACCACCAATGGCACCCGTTTGTTGCACATGGCCAAAGATGCCGAGGAAATCGTCATCGGGTCGTTTTTAAATTTATCAGCAATTTGTGCATACCTGTTATCTCGTAACAAACCGGTGATGCTGGCCTGTGCCGGTTGGAAAGACCGCATCAACCTGGAAGATTCCCTGCTGGCCGGTGCCATCATTCACCGCATCAAATCCCATTTTGATATACAATGCGATGCGGCCCTGATTGTCGAACAGCTTTATGAAGCTACACACCATCGATTGATGGAACACATGCAACAGGCTTCTCATTATCAGCGCCTTACCCGACACGGCTTTCAACAGGATATTGCCTATTGTTTGACCATCGACGGTGCCAATGTACTGCCCGTTTATCGCGACGGAGCCATAGCACTGGCTTGA
- a CDS encoding DUF2480 family protein translates to MNEIVNRIAQSGLVTIDLAEYFPKPEEIRVLDIKDYLFQGLILREKEYRQALQQKDWSEFQDRYAGIICSTDAIIPLWAYMLPVHYLQPIARKIYYGNDEAVRLQAAIDRIYALPVESYRAQRVLVRGCGDEPIPPQLYIAITEKLRPYVKSLMYGEACSHIPIYKQKDT, encoded by the coding sequence ATGAATGAAATTGTGAATCGCATTGCACAGAGTGGACTGGTAACCATTGATCTGGCTGAATATTTTCCTAAACCGGAAGAGATCCGTGTGCTGGATATTAAAGATTATTTATTTCAGGGATTGATTTTACGTGAAAAAGAATACCGACAGGCGCTTCAGCAAAAAGACTGGAGTGAATTTCAGGATCGCTACGCGGGAATTATCTGCAGCACAGATGCCATTATTCCGCTCTGGGCTTATATGTTACCTGTACACTATTTACAACCCATAGCACGTAAAATTTATTACGGTAACGATGAGGCTGTTCGCCTGCAAGCAGCAATCGATCGCATATATGCACTGCCTGTTGAAAGCTATCGCGCCCAACGTGTGCTTGTAAGAGGATGTGGAGATGAGCCGATTCCCCCACAACTTTATATCGCCATTACCGAAAAGCTCAGGCCTTATGTCAAAAGCCTGATGTACGGAGAGGCTTGCAGCCATATTCCAATATACAAACAGAAGGATACATAA
- a CDS encoding M1 family metallopeptidase, with product MKYLSRLFLYLAGVCWVWTLQAQSHYDQHALFNPFFYTHNGNVYRSADGSPGPQYWQNRADYEIHATLNEKDTTITGQVTIHYRNNSPDSLAFLWLQLDQNLFAPDSRGAATTPVGGDRFDVKGFKRGGYHIHQVSITYHGKKQSIQPIISDTRMQIRLDQPVRPQGDSITIQVNYDFAIPEYGADRMGRLYTKNGVVYEIAQWYPRMEVYDDIMGWNTLPYMGLGEFYCEYGNFDYYITAPADMIVVGSGDLMNPQQVLTRTEITRLQKARESDSTVMIIRPDEVGKPDTRPINNGMLTWHFRMLNTRDVSWAASRAFIWDAARVNLPSGRKAIAMSVYPVESAGDDAYGRSTEYLKRSIEIYSKAYFEYPWNSAVSVAGVALGMEYPGIIFCRHDLHNGQLWDDVTHEIGHNWFPMIVGSNERRYMWQDEGLNTFINEYSTRMFNHGEYYVASDRPALYLARAMQREQDPLMTPPEAMSLNEYGLYYSKTALALDILRKWVLGPERFDYAFRTYIRRWAFKHPQPEDFFRTIENAGGEDLGWFWKEWFYTTWTLDQAVDTVVYVDNNPAKGCYITISNLQQMALPVLIQIQESNGKSHFLQLPVEIWQRGGKWTFFYPTTSAVTAVTLDPDNQFPDIDRSNNRWPR from the coding sequence ATGAAATATCTAAGCCGCTTGTTCCTGTATCTCGCAGGCGTTTGCTGGGTGTGGACCCTGCAAGCACAGAGCCATTATGATCAACATGCATTGTTCAATCCGTTTTTTTATACCCATAACGGGAATGTATATCGCAGTGCCGATGGTTCGCCCGGGCCGCAGTACTGGCAAAATCGCGCCGATTACGAAATCCACGCTACTTTGAACGAAAAAGACACAACCATTACCGGTCAAGTAACCATTCATTATCGCAACAATAGCCCCGATTCACTGGCATTTCTCTGGCTCCAACTCGATCAGAATTTGTTTGCACCCGATTCTCGCGGAGCAGCCACCACACCCGTGGGTGGAGATCGTTTCGATGTGAAAGGATTCAAACGAGGCGGCTATCATATCCATCAGGTAAGCATTACGTATCATGGCAAAAAACAATCCATCCAGCCTATCATTTCCGATACCCGCATGCAAATTCGATTAGATCAACCCGTAAGGCCTCAAGGCGACAGTATTACCATTCAAGTCAACTATGATTTTGCCATTCCGGAATATGGTGCCGATCGGATGGGGCGCTTATATACGAAAAACGGTGTGGTGTATGAAATAGCCCAGTGGTATCCGCGCATGGAAGTGTACGATGATATCATGGGCTGGAATACCCTGCCCTATATGGGATTGGGAGAATTTTATTGTGAATATGGAAACTTTGATTACTATATTACGGCACCGGCTGATATGATTGTCGTAGGCTCGGGAGATTTGATGAATCCCCAGCAGGTGTTGACACGCACGGAAATCACACGTTTACAAAAAGCGAGAGAAAGTGATAGTACGGTGATGATTATTCGTCCGGATGAGGTGGGCAAGCCCGACACACGGCCCATAAACAACGGCATGCTCACCTGGCATTTTCGGATGCTGAATACGCGCGATGTATCGTGGGCAGCCTCCAGGGCTTTCATCTGGGATGCAGCACGTGTGAATTTGCCCAGCGGCCGAAAGGCAATCGCCATGTCGGTTTATCCGGTGGAAAGTGCAGGCGATGACGCCTATGGCCGATCGACAGAGTATTTAAAACGTAGCATCGAAATTTACTCAAAGGCTTATTTTGAATATCCCTGGAATTCGGCCGTGAGTGTGGCGGGAGTGGCCCTGGGTATGGAATATCCGGGCATCATCTTCTGCCGCCACGACCTGCATAATGGACAGTTATGGGACGATGTCACCCATGAAATTGGTCATAACTGGTTTCCCATGATCGTGGGTTCCAACGAGCGCCGTTATATGTGGCAGGACGAAGGTTTGAATACTTTCATCAATGAATATTCCACCCGTATGTTCAATCACGGAGAATATTATGTTGCTTCCGACCGCCCCGCGCTGTACCTGGCCCGTGCCATGCAACGCGAGCAGGATCCGCTGATGACTCCGCCCGAGGCCATGAGCCTGAATGAATATGGCCTGTATTATTCTAAAACGGCACTGGCTCTGGATATCCTCCGTAAGTGGGTATTGGGCCCCGAACGATTTGATTATGCTTTTCGAACCTATATCCGTCGCTGGGCCTTTAAACATCCGCAACCCGAAGACTTTTTCCGCACCATAGAAAATGCAGGTGGGGAAGACTTAGGATGGTTCTGGAAAGAATGGTTTTATACCACCTGGACGCTCGATCAGGCGGTAGATACCGTTGTGTATGTCGACAACAATCCGGCGAAAGGCTGCTACATCACCATCAGCAATTTGCAACAGATGGCTCTTCCCGTGCTTATTCAGATTCAGGAAAGCAACGGCAAATCGCATTTCCTGCAGTTACCGGTAGAAATCTGGCAGCGGGGCGGGAAGTGGACTTTCTTTTATCCAACCACCTCTGCCGTGACTGCGGTGACACTTGACCCGGATAACCAGTTTCCAGATATCGACCGCAGCAACAATCGCTGGCCGAGGTAA
- a CDS encoding DEAD/DEAH box helicase → MPLPEILKFVYSNGTDEVIRRGKRIYATGGVTLLDADPILHTASFRVRNDSHEVYYKVTVHKFTEPGALQVHCQCPYNLGEICRHEAAALFQLQDLIDKQYFQHHQPIYHQHHTVVKMKQIDLKILKLLASQSIFHEAEQLIRLHPPLMLHAADESVRMEVTHNLHQFQVEIKRNEEKYFDTSCPCDETRYPICVHKLAVFLHLLDHHGPHYFDTLRNWDKEKNKLLSAYGYSLQDDWKDKFEFHYVNGKPYLRVLDPRLRKIQQASSSSTVVTETDIIQKHIGVVWNTHEPYFPYCRLDVVAGECTETGNFSGTVEHIRLDRFVDEHQFVEEERKWLSLLRKTQRNEMMKYLNKNTPFWGIWDSLVGSNEFDETFFTSEENQKLITEYIYPKLQKLVFAESLTHRHFWLPPGRSFETAHLVPLQIHTIPLRLYLHISHHPANIHIEGYVLLQEHHIPVHENQWPSPIGFLYQNNLYLWSTHEAIPLVTRLMEQKTIQINHDAWPSYLKKEIIPHLDHFTIHFDENICETKENISPSPRVLLKELDDLLIIQPIFDYDGIQVEWNAQNIHLAQQEGKLIQIKRNKEAETQFISFLQTLHPQFSKNTQHPYFYLKSTELTRKGWILYFLQQLKQHHIPILGLEQLKHFKFNPHAPVTKLRISSNIDWFDAQIDVCFGDQKVDVRDIKRALQKDQNIIPLADGSMGVLSDEWMKKYALLFKMGEEHQRGLKLSAYNFAIIDELYEHIDDDKLIWELEEKKKRLLKYDEGELEPVPAALQSILRPYQQAGFQWLNYLDRVGWGGILADDMGLGKTVQALTFILHLKQKRGKCFTLVICPTTLIYNWENEIRKFTPELSYHIHHGPLRTHHASDLQAYDLIISTYGTLRMDIKMLLELQFDYVILDESQAIKNPHSKVAKAAMLLKTRNRLALSGTPMQNNTFDIYAQMHFLNPGMLGSIDFFKNEFAIPIDKFQDEERKQHLRKLIYPFILRRTKEQVAPDLPEKTEITLHCEMSAEQRSIYDHYRMLYRSRILDSMDELGIERSQFTILQGLTLLRQICDSPAILKQASHPNVSVKLEELTRELSENVGDHKALVFSQFLGMLDLIKQQLVKQHIRFAYFDGSTPTHEREQAIQEFQHDDDCRVFLISLKAGGVGLNLTAADYVYIVDPWWNPAVEQQAIDRTHRIGQDKKIFAYRLICKDTVEDKIIALQEKKKSLVKDIIADDASFIKKLTREDVLYLFS, encoded by the coding sequence ATGCCCTTGCCTGAAATCCTGAAGTTTGTGTATAGCAATGGAACGGATGAGGTGATCCGCAGGGGCAAACGTATCTATGCTACAGGTGGCGTAACCTTGCTCGATGCCGATCCTATTCTTCACACGGCTTCCTTTCGGGTGAGAAACGACTCGCACGAAGTGTATTACAAGGTAACCGTACATAAATTCACGGAGCCTGGAGCCCTGCAGGTGCATTGCCAGTGCCCTTATAACCTGGGTGAAATCTGCCGACATGAAGCCGCGGCCCTGTTTCAACTGCAGGATTTAATCGATAAACAATATTTTCAACATCATCAGCCCATCTATCATCAACACCACACCGTGGTGAAGATGAAGCAAATCGATTTGAAAATCCTTAAACTCCTTGCGTCCCAGTCTATTTTTCACGAAGCCGAACAGCTCATCCGCTTGCATCCTCCGCTTATGCTTCATGCAGCCGATGAAAGCGTACGCATGGAAGTTACCCACAACCTTCACCAGTTTCAGGTTGAAATCAAACGCAATGAAGAAAAATATTTTGATACATCCTGCCCATGCGACGAAACGCGCTATCCCATCTGTGTTCACAAATTAGCCGTATTTCTGCACCTGCTCGATCATCACGGCCCGCATTATTTTGATACCCTGCGCAACTGGGATAAAGAAAAAAATAAATTGCTTTCGGCTTATGGATATTCCCTTCAGGATGATTGGAAAGATAAATTTGAATTTCACTATGTAAATGGCAAACCTTATCTGCGTGTACTGGATCCCCGATTGAGAAAAATACAACAGGCTTCATCCTCATCGACTGTTGTAACCGAAACCGATATCATACAAAAACATATCGGAGTGGTATGGAATACACACGAACCATACTTTCCCTATTGCAGACTGGATGTGGTAGCGGGTGAATGCACAGAAACCGGAAACTTTAGCGGCACAGTCGAACACATACGCCTGGATCGTTTTGTGGATGAACATCAATTCGTTGAAGAAGAAAGAAAATGGTTATCCCTTCTGCGGAAAACGCAACGCAATGAAATGATGAAATACCTGAATAAAAACACACCTTTCTGGGGAATATGGGATAGCCTGGTGGGTAGTAATGAGTTTGATGAAACATTTTTTACTTCTGAAGAAAACCAGAAATTAATCACCGAATACATATATCCCAAACTTCAAAAGTTAGTTTTTGCTGAATCACTTACGCATCGCCATTTCTGGCTTCCACCCGGCCGTTCATTCGAGACCGCTCATCTGGTTCCTTTGCAGATACACACCATTCCTCTGCGCCTGTATTTACATATCAGTCATCATCCGGCAAATATTCATATCGAAGGCTATGTGCTGCTGCAGGAACATCACATACCCGTTCATGAGAATCAATGGCCTTCACCTATTGGATTTTTATATCAAAACAACTTATATCTCTGGTCCACACATGAAGCTATTCCACTTGTAACCCGGCTGATGGAACAAAAAACCATACAAATCAACCATGATGCATGGCCTTCATATTTGAAAAAAGAAATTATTCCACATCTGGATCATTTTACGATTCACTTCGATGAAAACATTTGTGAAACAAAAGAGAACATCTCTCCATCGCCTCGCGTATTGTTGAAAGAACTGGACGATTTATTGATTATTCAACCTATATTCGATTACGATGGTATTCAGGTAGAATGGAATGCACAAAACATTCATTTAGCACAACAGGAAGGAAAACTCATTCAGATTAAACGCAACAAAGAAGCAGAAACACAATTTATCAGTTTCCTGCAAACCCTTCATCCTCAATTCAGTAAAAACACACAACATCCTTATTTTTATCTGAAATCGACTGAACTCACACGCAAAGGATGGATATTATATTTTCTTCAACAGCTGAAGCAACACCATATCCCGATACTCGGATTGGAACAACTGAAACATTTCAAATTCAATCCCCATGCACCGGTTACAAAACTTCGCATTTCGTCGAATATCGACTGGTTTGATGCACAGATCGACGTCTGTTTTGGCGATCAAAAAGTAGATGTACGGGATATTAAAAGAGCGCTGCAGAAGGACCAGAACATCATACCGCTCGCCGATGGCTCCATGGGCGTGCTTTCGGACGAGTGGATGAAAAAATATGCATTGCTGTTTAAAATGGGCGAGGAGCATCAACGGGGGTTGAAGCTATCAGCCTACAATTTTGCCATCATCGATGAATTATACGAACATATTGACGATGATAAGCTCATCTGGGAACTTGAAGAAAAGAAAAAAAGACTTTTGAAATATGATGAAGGCGAGCTGGAACCTGTACCAGCCGCACTTCAATCGATTTTGCGTCCTTATCAACAGGCAGGTTTTCAATGGTTGAATTATCTGGATCGGGTGGGATGGGGAGGTATTCTGGCCGACGATATGGGATTGGGAAAAACCGTACAGGCGCTAACCTTTATCCTGCACCTGAAACAAAAAAGAGGGAAATGCTTTACGCTGGTGATTTGTCCCACGACCTTAATCTACAACTGGGAAAATGAAATTCGCAAGTTCACGCCTGAATTAAGCTATCATATTCATCACGGCCCCTTGCGCACACATCATGCATCAGACTTACAGGCCTACGATCTGATCATTAGCACCTATGGCACTTTGCGAATGGATATTAAAATGCTACTCGAATTACAATTTGATTATGTAATCCTCGACGAATCACAGGCCATAAAAAATCCACACAGCAAAGTCGCGAAAGCCGCCATGCTGCTGAAGACACGCAACCGGCTGGCCTTGAGTGGAACACCCATGCAAAACAATACTTTCGATATTTATGCACAGATGCATTTCTTAAATCCGGGTATGCTGGGAAGTATTGATTTCTTTAAAAACGAATTCGCTATTCCCATCGATAAATTTCAGGATGAAGAACGCAAACAGCATCTACGAAAATTGATTTATCCTTTTATTTTACGAAGAACAAAAGAACAGGTTGCACCCGATTTACCCGAGAAGACAGAAATCACGCTTCACTGCGAAATGTCGGCCGAACAAAGAAGCATATATGATCATTATCGCATGCTATACCGATCGCGAATCCTGGATAGCATGGATGAACTGGGAATAGAACGATCTCAGTTTACCATTTTACAGGGGCTTACCCTTTTGCGGCAAATCTGTGATTCGCCAGCTATTTTAAAACAGGCATCTCACCCGAATGTATCCGTGAAATTAGAAGAGCTTACACGTGAACTTTCTGAAAATGTGGGAGATCACAAAGCGCTGGTGTTTTCGCAATTCTTAGGCATGCTCGATCTGATTAAACAACAACTGGTGAAACAGCATATTCGTTTTGCCTATTTCGACGGTAGTACGCCTACACACGAACGGGAACAAGCAATCCAGGAATTTCAACACGATGATGATTGCCGGGTGTTTCTGATTTCATTAAAAGCTGGCGGTGTGGGTTTAAATCTTACTGCTGCCGATTATGTGTATATTGTGGATCCCTGGTGGAATCCAGCCGTGGAACAGCAAGCGATAGATCGCACCCACCGGATCGGGCAGGATAAAAAGATTTTTGCATATCGATTGATCTGTAAAGACACAGTTGAAGATAAAATCATTGCTCTGCAGGAAAAGAAAAAATCACTGGTTAAAGATATTATTGCCGATGATGCAAGCTTCATCAAAAAGCTAACCCGAGAAGACGTGCTGTATTTGTTCAGCTAA